A genomic stretch from Vibrio neptunius includes:
- a CDS encoding TetR/AcrR family transcriptional regulator yields MGKREQTRQRILSAAWELFEAQGYQETSTRQIARQARVADGTVFSHFENKLAILREGMLAQLTEMADQGISNSDNDVMAIGLRFATTYYGYYFANVNLSRALLKEVIWDMDYYQSYNDAVFANSNLSTKGAERIPLIMDCYFMTLITHLSRPEPNLTAALQELEDKYRKIFNIV; encoded by the coding sequence ATGGGAAAGAGAGAACAAACGCGACAACGGATCCTTAGCGCTGCGTGGGAACTTTTTGAAGCGCAGGGCTATCAGGAAACGTCGACACGTCAAATAGCAAGGCAAGCAAGAGTGGCTGATGGTACGGTCTTTAGCCATTTTGAAAATAAGCTCGCGATATTGCGTGAAGGTATGCTAGCTCAGCTTACTGAGATGGCTGACCAGGGAATATCCAACTCAGATAACGACGTAATGGCAATTGGGCTGAGGTTTGCAACAACCTATTATGGTTACTATTTTGCTAATGTGAACTTAAGTCGAGCGCTGCTCAAAGAAGTTATTTGGGATATGGATTACTACCAATCTTACAATGATGCTGTATTTGCAAACTCAAACTTGTCGACCAAGGGAGCGGAAAGAATACCGCTAATTATGGACTGTTATTTTATGACTCTGATTACTCACCTCAGTCGACCAGAGCCTAACTTAACAGCCGCCTTGCAAGAACTTGAGGATAAGTATCGTAAAATTTTCAATATCGTCTAG
- a CDS encoding LysR family transcriptional regulator — protein sequence MSPYDRLPYSHNGLKVFESVARLMSFTKAADELNVTQSAVSRQIKQLEDELEASLVSRKHRAIELTTQGKDLYEVLRKNYIALDSLIAQWALPNKKRIVIKSALSYATRILMPKVAMLNERYPEHEIVIIPSIEEDPPLDSEDCDLLIVNTRKRERYQNRSDVTFLRDEFMAPVYAESLSKQHIQLSDVLTLPHLHATLDHQDWKNWLNNADLQGAKKGRDTVFFSLDLALSACLSGQGVTVTDLLLVLPELKREFLKCPEQLSLQHSDWQYYCCQRNHSPMISEILNWLVEQTQDEINQLKVLCDKFGWSQNNVALG from the coding sequence ATGTCCCCTTATGACCGTCTCCCTTATTCACACAACGGATTGAAAGTCTTTGAATCTGTGGCACGCCTTATGAGCTTTACCAAAGCGGCTGATGAGCTTAATGTTACCCAAAGTGCAGTCAGTCGTCAGATAAAACAACTTGAAGATGAGCTAGAAGCATCTCTAGTGAGCCGAAAACACCGAGCGATTGAGTTAACGACGCAAGGGAAAGACCTCTATGAAGTGCTACGTAAAAACTACATTGCATTGGATAGCTTGATAGCTCAGTGGGCGTTACCGAATAAGAAGCGTATTGTGATAAAAAGTGCGCTCAGTTATGCCACGCGTATTCTGATGCCTAAGGTTGCGATGCTCAATGAGCGATATCCTGAACACGAGATTGTTATCATCCCATCGATTGAAGAAGATCCACCGCTTGATTCTGAAGACTGCGATCTGCTGATCGTGAACACGCGAAAGCGTGAGCGATACCAGAATCGCTCAGATGTGACCTTCCTTCGCGATGAGTTTATGGCGCCAGTTTACGCTGAATCTCTCTCTAAGCAGCATATTCAGTTAAGTGACGTTCTGACGTTGCCACATTTGCATGCGACTCTCGATCACCAAGATTGGAAAAACTGGTTAAACAACGCTGATCTGCAAGGGGCGAAAAAGGGTAGGGATACCGTATTTTTCAGCTTGGATTTAGCGCTAAGTGCATGTTTGTCCGGTCAGGGAGTAACAGTGACAGACCTGCTGTTGGTATTACCTGAACTCAAGCGTGAGTTTCTTAAATGCCCTGAACAGCTCTCACTTCAACATAGTGACTGGCAGTACTACTGCTGCCAACGTAATCATTCTCCCATGATCAGTGAGATTCTTAACTGGTTGGTCGAACAGACTCAAGATGAGATTAATCAGCTTAAAGTGCTGTGCGACAAATTTGGCTGGAGCCAGAATAACGTAGCTTTGGGGTAA
- a CDS encoding LacI family DNA-binding transcriptional regulator yields the protein MAGKKLKLADIAALAGVSKSTVSFVLNGHAKKHRIHEDTVEKVQAIAEQYHYKPSIYARALKSKQTYTVGLVIPDLANMGFANIAKRLEILCRNNGYQLLIASSDDDHEQEQQAVKSLIERQVDVLLVATCMMDDTFYQPISPSTPVIFFDRILEDSHFINIKTNAEQATKEVVAQLALSGEECVYIGGQLNLSTSRDRFKGYQLGLKDAGVRFDDRYVYTKDYQPESGYELMALAVEDLGRLPKAVYTASYSLLEGVLRFLTEKNMLGEDIRLATFDNYDILDCLPVKIDSVEQDCELIAQTLFDYGQTILKQPQMKTGITVLPARIHRRR from the coding sequence ATGGCAGGTAAAAAGCTGAAATTGGCAGATATCGCAGCATTAGCGGGTGTTTCCAAGTCAACAGTGAGCTTTGTGCTCAATGGACACGCAAAAAAGCACCGTATTCATGAAGACACGGTGGAGAAAGTACAGGCTATTGCTGAACAGTATCATTACAAGCCAAGTATCTACGCCAGAGCGCTCAAGTCTAAGCAGACCTATACCGTAGGCTTAGTCATTCCGGATTTAGCGAACATGGGTTTTGCGAACATTGCTAAACGGTTGGAAATACTGTGTCGGAATAATGGTTATCAGCTACTTATCGCCTCGTCCGACGATGATCATGAACAGGAACAGCAGGCAGTAAAGAGCTTGATTGAACGGCAGGTGGATGTCCTGTTAGTGGCAACTTGCATGATGGATGACACCTTCTATCAACCTATCAGCCCAAGCACTCCAGTCATTTTCTTTGACCGTATATTAGAAGATAGCCATTTCATCAATATCAAAACCAATGCTGAACAAGCGACGAAGGAAGTGGTGGCTCAATTAGCCTTAAGTGGTGAAGAGTGCGTGTATATCGGTGGTCAGCTTAACTTGTCTACGAGCCGAGATCGTTTTAAGGGTTATCAGCTCGGGCTTAAGGATGCAGGTGTGCGTTTTGATGATCGCTACGTGTATACCAAGGATTATCAACCTGAGTCAGGCTACGAGCTCATGGCACTGGCTGTAGAAGATCTAGGGCGTCTACCTAAAGCCGTGTATACCGCCTCGTATTCATTGTTGGAAGGGGTTTTGCGTTTTTTGACCGAGAAGAACATGCTGGGTGAAGATATTCGCTTGGCGACCTTCGATAACTACGACATTCTGGATTGCTTACCCGTGAAAATTGACTCGGTTGAACAGGACTGTGAGCTGATTGCTCAGACACTATTTGATTACGGGCAAACCATTCTAAAGCAGCCGCAGATGAAAACAGGAATTACGGTATTGCCCGCAAGAATTCATCGTAGGCGCTAA
- the dld gene encoding D-lactate dehydrogenase, whose amino-acid sequence MSNQALIQTFINIVGQDHVLTDHKKTEYYRSGFRSGKGKALAVVFPGSLVEQWRLLQAAVEANCIVIMQAAKTGLTEGSAPSGDDYDREVVVINIMRINSLHLIENGEQIISLPGVSLHQLEKKLKSVNRAPHSVIGSSSIGATVVGGIANNSGGALVKRGPAYTELALFGQVTKEGKLELVNHLGIEGLGETPEEILTNVEQGNFDPSKIVHNEAMASDKEYEARVRDVDAETPSRFNADSRRLFEASGCAGKLAVFAVRVDTNPVAEKEQLFYIGCSDPAKMTMLRRDMLSGFKHLPEMGEYMHRDIFNLAETYGKDVFLSIHHLGTDKLPKFFALKAKVESILKRIPFVSKDLPDITLYWLSKLFPQHLPKRMLEFRDKYQHHLILKMSDGGIDEAKEYLENVWSKQDGCEYFVCDADEGKKALLHRFAAAGAAIRYETIHSNEVEDILALDIALRRNDIDWVEQLPEEITKDLVMGLYYGHFMCHVFHQDYIFRKGADTKKIKQKMLELLTQKGAKYPAEHNVGHLYEAEKQLQEFYHSLDPTNTFNPGIGKMSKYKRNCSCCGG is encoded by the coding sequence ATGAGTAATCAAGCGCTAATTCAGACATTCATCAACATTGTCGGCCAAGACCATGTGTTAACTGATCACAAAAAAACCGAATATTACCGCTCAGGCTTCCGCTCGGGTAAAGGCAAAGCGCTGGCGGTTGTGTTTCCTGGTTCATTAGTTGAGCAGTGGCGTCTGCTTCAGGCTGCAGTAGAAGCGAACTGCATTGTGATCATGCAAGCCGCCAAAACTGGTCTAACCGAAGGCTCTGCACCAAGTGGCGATGATTACGACCGTGAAGTGGTAGTGATCAATATCATGCGCATCAATTCGCTGCATTTGATTGAAAATGGCGAGCAGATCATCAGTTTACCAGGTGTGAGCCTTCATCAACTTGAGAAAAAACTCAAGTCCGTTAATCGTGCGCCTCATTCCGTGATTGGTTCTTCTTCAATTGGGGCGACCGTTGTTGGTGGTATTGCCAACAACTCCGGTGGTGCTTTGGTCAAACGTGGCCCTGCGTATACGGAATTGGCGCTATTTGGCCAAGTTACCAAAGAGGGCAAACTAGAACTTGTAAATCATTTGGGGATCGAAGGCCTTGGTGAAACGCCAGAAGAGATCCTGACCAATGTTGAACAAGGCAACTTTGACCCGTCTAAGATTGTCCACAATGAAGCCATGGCATCAGACAAAGAGTACGAGGCTCGCGTTCGTGACGTCGATGCTGAAACCCCTTCCCGTTTTAATGCTGATTCCAGACGCCTGTTTGAAGCCAGTGGCTGTGCAGGTAAGCTGGCAGTGTTTGCAGTCCGTGTCGATACCAACCCTGTCGCTGAAAAAGAACAGCTTTTCTACATCGGCTGTAGCGATCCAGCGAAAATGACGATGCTGCGCCGTGACATGCTCAGTGGCTTTAAACATTTGCCAGAAATGGGCGAATACATGCATCGCGACATTTTCAATTTGGCAGAAACTTACGGTAAAGATGTTTTCCTGTCGATTCATCACCTAGGCACTGACAAATTGCCTAAGTTCTTTGCGCTAAAAGCAAAAGTAGAGTCGATTCTCAAACGCATACCGTTTGTTTCTAAAGATTTGCCAGATATTACGCTTTACTGGCTCAGCAAGCTGTTTCCACAGCACCTTCCTAAGCGCATGCTGGAATTCAGAGACAAGTACCAACACCATCTGATCCTAAAAATGAGTGATGGTGGTATCGATGAAGCGAAAGAGTACCTGGAGAACGTCTGGTCTAAGCAGGACGGATGTGAGTACTTTGTTTGTGATGCAGATGAAGGCAAGAAAGCTCTGCTTCATCGCTTTGCGGCCGCGGGTGCTGCGATTCGCTATGAAACCATTCACTCCAATGAAGTGGAAGACATTCTGGCGCTGGATATTGCTCTGCGCCGAAACGACATTGACTGGGTGGAACAGCTACCAGAAGAGATCACTAAAGACTTAGTTATGGGTCTCTACTACGGTCACTTTATGTGTCATGTCTTCCATCAGGATTACATCTTCAGAAAAGGCGCAGACACAAAGAAGATCAAACAGAAAATGCTTGAACTTTTAACTCAGAAAGGCGCGAAATACCCAGCAGAGCATAACGTTGGCCACCTTTATGAAGCAGAAAAACAGCTTCAGGAGTTCTACCACTCGTTGGATCCTACTAACACCTTTAATCCAGGTATTGGCAAGATGAGTAAGTACAAACGTAACTGCAGTTGCTGTGGCGGTTAA
- a CDS encoding MATE family efflux transporter, producing the protein MKKILSLAFPLIISQLIAMALVLTDVWMMSRLSVSALAAGGLGASIYSFVFIVASSTVGCVANLIAIAYGQRIARPEYGNQQIRLAVKGAVLLTVILSAILTLCFAYAPQLLALAKQPQELAGPAMAYLDALKWAMLPSLMLLVLRGLTSALGNVRSIMVMSLLTVVLNVPISYLLAFQLELGLAGLGAGTALAAFIVMMGYGYWVFKRPEYQPFAPWKNTEEYSLSLLKPLLAMGLPIALAALLEHGLIYGGTLMAGTISIAALALHQILLQCLSFTWNINFGFSQAAAILVGQDYGAEDYDGIKRTALRSFGLTTMISAVLAGVFMLWPELIGSIFNLDSELSTLLVAVLWVVALSFIVDAWQLLAINLLRGMKIVVGPTVVTAVGYWLFGLPAAWLLLPDFGLGGIWGGIGIGLGVTGVLLLVQLLLAIKKQRHTDSLAVAMG; encoded by the coding sequence ATGAAAAAAATTCTCTCTCTGGCATTTCCACTGATAATTTCGCAGCTCATCGCAATGGCACTGGTTCTGACTGATGTCTGGATGATGTCGCGACTCAGTGTGTCTGCGCTAGCAGCTGGAGGATTGGGTGCATCCATCTACAGTTTCGTCTTTATTGTGGCGAGCAGCACCGTGGGTTGTGTGGCGAATTTAATTGCCATTGCTTATGGTCAACGTATTGCGAGACCGGAATACGGCAATCAGCAAATCCGCTTAGCCGTAAAAGGGGCTGTACTACTGACGGTGATCCTGTCTGCGATCTTAACCTTGTGTTTTGCATATGCACCGCAACTACTGGCACTGGCGAAGCAGCCTCAAGAGCTCGCTGGCCCAGCTATGGCATACCTAGACGCATTAAAATGGGCCATGTTGCCGTCTCTGATGCTACTGGTGTTGCGCGGCTTAACCAGTGCGCTTGGTAATGTTCGCTCGATCATGGTGATGTCATTACTCACCGTTGTGCTCAACGTACCTATCAGCTATTTGCTTGCTTTCCAGCTAGAGCTTGGCTTGGCAGGACTTGGCGCGGGTACCGCTTTAGCAGCGTTCATTGTAATGATGGGCTACGGCTACTGGGTGTTTAAACGCCCTGAATACCAGCCGTTTGCGCCGTGGAAAAATACAGAAGAATACTCGCTATCATTGCTTAAACCTTTACTGGCGATGGGATTGCCTATTGCACTGGCTGCGCTGCTTGAACACGGCCTGATTTACGGTGGCACCTTGATGGCAGGCACCATCAGCATCGCCGCACTCGCATTGCACCAAATTTTGCTGCAATGCCTGAGCTTCACCTGGAACATCAACTTTGGTTTCTCGCAAGCCGCTGCAATTTTGGTCGGGCAGGACTATGGGGCGGAAGACTATGATGGTATTAAGCGCACAGCCCTGCGTAGCTTTGGCCTGACGACAATGATCAGCGCAGTGCTGGCAGGTGTCTTCATGTTATGGCCTGAGCTGATCGGCTCCATTTTCAATCTGGATTCTGAGCTTTCAACACTACTCGTCGCCGTTCTATGGGTAGTCGCATTATCTTTCATTGTTGATGCATGGCAGCTACTGGCGATTAACCTGCTTCGCGGCATGAAGATCGTTGTTGGCCCGACTGTAGTGACGGCTGTCGGCTACTGGCTGTTTGGTCTGCCTGCTGCATGGTTGCTACTGCCAGACTTTGGTTTAGGCGGCATCTGGGGTGGTATCGGTATTGGTCTAGGTGTCACAGGTGTGCTGTTACTTGTTCAGCTTCTGCTAGCGATTAAGAAGCAACGCCATACAGATTCTCTTGCCGTAGCCATGGGTTAG